A genomic region of Plasmodium falciparum 3D7 genome assembly, chromosome: 11 contains the following coding sequences:
- a CDS encoding ATP synthase F0 subunit b-like protein, putative encodes MLRIGKNKAKGSLFIKKCYYTNNSKGWLREYVYTKYRISLPNIENVKYDDIYLSCPSRDDFYVFTKKVPIFLRYLKLITSLENRTNDFIDFTKKCENGLNVEKDVYLTKEELLDIMFINGYSTKEMNALDLSFCSTYQFHYPEISVLFNLDEEDVYKYCLKKRSENPQTLVHLKYEKEKNMLSSYGFIFVFLYFGLNNLVLCNAWFLSKTIPFFSVFYMLGSYFYKDIQKYINKDINLMIDENNKNKLLAEDIIYKQLKLFSKDTECTEQLISFKQYCNVLIKKYTHSYINFQKNKIVETLEKKLKEIYNDEQNYKNSLQNILIEEIIKKIYEKIKTDKTFADSILNDGINNIQNINQNDTLINYVKSELQNIQKMDQKNSIVTKVLEQYELKKQQYLAKYIIHTHELNQIKNIINKSKLNINNLNHIEYNELLQLFNTINNRFGFYVNDDSISNITSSDSESKSFTQQINKFIIDTNKSFQHKKLVAFLREFQHI; translated from the coding sequence ATGCTTCGCATAGGCAAGAATAAAGCAAAAGGGAGCCTTTTCATTAAAAAGtgttattatacaaataatagtAAGGGATGGCTTAGGGAATACGTATATACAAAGTATCGTATAAGTTTGCCAAACATTGAAAACGtaaaatatgatgatatatatttatcatgtCCTAGTAGGGATGACTTTTATGTATTCACAAAGAAAGTTCCTATATTTTTGAGATATCTTAAATTAATTACATCTTTAGAAAACCGTACTAACGATTTTATTGATTTTACAAAAAAGTGTGAGAACGGATTGAATGTAGAAAAAGATGTGTATTTAACAAAGGAGGAATTATTAGACATAATGTTTATAAATGGATATAGTACGAAAGAAATGAATGCTTTAGATTTATCTTTTTGTTCTACATATCAATTTCATTATCCAGAAATATctgtattatttaatttagaTGAAGAggatgtatataaatattgtttaaaaaaaagaagtgAGAATCCTCAAACATTAGtacatttaaaatatgaaaaagaaaagaatatgTTATCATCATACGGTttcatatttgtatttttatatttcggATTAAACAATCTTGTATTATGTAATGCTTGGTTCTTATCAAAGACCATACCATTTTTTTCggtattttatatgttaggttcgtatttttataaagatatacaaaaatatataaataaagatataaaccTAATgattgatgaaaataataaaaataaattattagcagaagatataatatataaacaattaaaattattttcaaaagATACAGAATGTACTGAACAATTAATAAGCTTTAAACAATATTGTAATGTGTTAATTAAGAAATATACACACAGTTATATTAAtttccaaaaaaataaaattgtagAAAcgttagaaaaaaaattaaaagaaatatataatgatgaacagaattataaaaattctttacaaaatatattaatagaagaaattataaaaaaaatatatgaaaaaataaaaacagatAAAACATTTGCAGATTCTATTTTAAATGAtggtattaataatatacaaaatataaatcaaaatgaTACATTGataaattatgtaaaatcagaattacaaaatatacaGAAAATGGATCAAAAAAATTCAATTGTTACAAAGGTTTTAGAACAGTATGAACTGAAAAAACAACAATATCTagcaaaatatattatacatacacaCGAATTAAatcaaattaaaaatattattaataaatctaaacttaatataaataatctaAATCATATTGAATATAATGAACTCTTACAATTATTCAATACCATTAATAATAGATTTGGATTCTATGTAAATGATGATTCTATATCAAATATAACATCATCAGATTCTGAATCCAAATCTTTTActcaacaaataaataaatttataatagaTACAAATAAATCCTTTCAACATAAAAAACTCGTTGCCTTCTTAAGGGAGTTCCAACATATATaa
- a CDS encoding 60S ribosomal protein L35, putative, which yields MSNVKAYELRTLKKKELLDKLDELKKELSGLRISKALGNSAKNSKIHGVRKNVARVLTVYNQKRKMELRQLYKNKKFKPYNLRKKLTKNKRLQLSPKQKAAMTLRQKKKVQNFPQRKYLVVHKE from the exons ATG AGTAATGTTAAAGCTTATGAATTAAGGACCCTcaagaaaaaagaattattagaTAAATTAGATGAATTGAAAAAGGAGTTAAGTGGCTTAAGAATAAGCAAAGCCTTAGGGAACTCTGCTAAGAATTCCAAAATCCACGGCGTCAGGAAaa ATGTGGCAAGAGTTTTGACAGTTTATaatcaaaaaagaaaaatggaaTTGAGAcaattatacaaaaataaaaaattcaaaccatataatttaagaaaaaagttgacaaaaaataaaagactTCAATTATCTCCCAAACAAAAAGCAGCCATGACCTTAAG acaaaaaaaaaaagtacaaaaTTTCCCACAAAGAAAATACCTCGTTGTACACAAGGAATAA
- a CDS encoding DNA-directed RNA polymerase — MFVCKKCSRYVIKKIFYTFICESKYQLLFLRKGNDYKNIFFLEKGYISTHVRGDKKERTQKKKNDLDIKRLFLDKPSTPNIKDEYEKKTNDNNNMEEYNICNNNIITNNNKIKNSSHMNTFNSNRKKVCVKDNINNNTINNNYEEQKENKEEYINTPKAKNNLYNLPYKNKDTHIIDKKKLDEQVVKELHNLIISIKKIDKDKKENIIKYINTLNKKYVKNINKNIIVFFENLDIYMSVNGLLICDIGGEEIFNYINKIKLTNNIDIKKETYNDDIEKHNVNTNERFLHMDDVTKEDNININNMFDINYIKEKKKRIYGDNIYPIVVKSEEKEEVVPKKKKKNSNNIIVHNNNIINNKCGDYNIINCTNDLGEKTKNHQTNYSNNPKFDYQYNEEKEKEEEKESNIINVRRQMLIERSSYKKAIEEAEEFVSNLHDLKKITEIQGLCKIYLNWISELEKRIILYKEKNKNKKKKKIFPDFIDDKLLATITVKWTIQYTFNPLKKKYSNNVSTQSKYFEHEYSYQSLFTHIAIKIGEEINNELNFQLLEKKNHLYNYMKKNKNNSSFSHFQKYRIIKQMKQQIGKGNHMKQHAMLGGDNQTSHLNSCANNNFDINSCANNNFDINSCANNNFGINSCGNNNFGINSCGNNNFGINSCDEYYGHTNNHVHIKHDDDNIIEWNSVKKATIGGLLLNMLIENAKMDVDINVAKNEFKNEYKYYLFLHKTAKNNAEDLYEECKYKKELNYQKFYEEESNTLKFIILDKYKKNNSYDNNFKKNYMEKKICTYNYGTHDKNVVKQNNGDKQNNGDKQNNGDKQNNGDKQNNGDKHNCANRQELQLSDNKKESNFCQKQREKLMRKEIILYRSKRDRNKIELPVFIHSYVWKNNNWYGVIHMRECCANYLLNNAINSHIPLNYLPMICKPKRWENFEGGMLLLKNSFIRCNIKPLFNLNVCNLNRIKNIVSEIGNVGWKINKEILHYIEYAYIHGITIGKIPLYKNYTLPKYINLKEQNNEEIKKYLLLKEEINRLNKCLISERPTFLQKLAVAKTFKDNDIIYFPHNIDFRGRMYPLSPHLHHMSDDICRSLITFAEQKEIGNKGLFWLKIHLANTFGKDKLSFQKRIQWVDQNINNIKKLTQQPFDNIEFWNMAEKPWQALAVAIDLKNALESPNASKYKSSIPIQQDGTCNGLQHYAALGKDKYGGKAVNIIPSDEPQDIYSVVLDIVISKIKNDLMNISNGHHNNIISFSINENIKTNKKYNNNINNNINNYNNNNHNRNSNSNVNKNELASYCFKFDLLKRKVVKQTIMTICYGVTSIGAKNQVKGKIQTMIGKELDKNIINKLSQYIANYIFESISEIFKRAMIIKKWFNNLSKVTNELNIPITWISPIGLPCEQPYRLGNRILVNTPLQSISVISYKNSQLHKNKQRLGFPPNFVHSLDASHLMMTAEKMVIQNNFSFAAVHDSYWAHACNVDIMNQFIRESFITLYNEPILENIYNNFRIRLGKFATKIPSSPEQGELDISMVKDSLYFFS, encoded by the coding sequence ATGTTTGTATGTAAAAAATGTTCAAGATACGTAATTAAGAAGATTTTCTATACGTTTATATGTGAGAGCAAATATCAGCTTCTGTTTTTAAGAAAAGgaaatgattataaaaatattttttttttggagaaAGGATATATTAGTACTCATGTAAGAGGTgacaaaaaagaaagaacacaaaaaaaaaaaaatgatttggATATAAAAAGGTTGTTTTTGGATAAGCCCAGTACACCAAACATAAAAGATgaatatgaaaagaaaacaaaTGATAACAACAACATGGAAGAGTATaacatatgtaataataatattattactaataataataaaataaaaaattcttcACATATGAATACTTTTAATAGTAATAGGAAAAAGGTATGTGTgaaggataatataaataataataccattaataataattatgaggagcaaaaagaaaataaagaagagtATATTAATACTCCGAAAGccaaaaataatttatataatttaccatataaaaataaggacACACATATTAttgataaaaagaaattagaTGAACAAGTTGTAAAAGAATtacataatttaataatatctataaaaaaaatagataaagataaaaaagaaaatatcataaaatatataaatacattaaataaaaaatatgtaaaaaatattaataagaatataattgtattttttgaaaatctggatatatatatgtccgTCAATGGTTTGTTAATATGTGATATAGGAGGCGAAGagatatttaattatattaataaaattaaattaacaaataatatcgatataaaaaaagaaacatataatgatgatatagaGAAACATAATGTAAATACGAATGAAAGGTTTTTGCACATGGATGATGTTACGAAGGAAgacaatattaatataaataatatgtttgatataaattatattaaggaaaaaaaaaaaagaatatatggagataatatatatccaatAGTTGTTAAATCTGAAGAAAAGGAAGAAGTtgtaccaaaaaaaaaaaaaaaaaattctaataatataattgtacataataataatattattaataacaaGTGTGgtgattataatataataaactgTACAAACGATTTAggagaaaaaacaaaaaatcaTCAAACGAATTATTCTAATAATCCAAAATTTGATTATcaatataatgaagaaaaagaaaaagaagaagaaaaagaaagtaATATCATCAATGTTAGAAGGCAAATGTTAATTGAAAGATCATCTTATAAAAAAGCCATAGAAGAAGCTGAAGAATTTGTTTCGAATCTtcatgatttaaaaaaaattacagaAATTCAAGGTTtgtgtaaaatatatttaaattggATTAGCGAATTAGAAAAACGTATTATactttataaagaaaaaaataaaaataaaaaaaaaaaaaaaattttcccAGACTTTATAGATGATAAATTGTTAGCTACAATAACGGTCAAATGGACCATACAATATACTTTTAatcctttaaaaaaaaaatattcaaataatGTTTCTACACAATCTAAATATTTTGAGCACGAATATTCTTATCAATCTTTATTTACTCATATAGCTATAAAAATAGGAGAAGAAATAAACAATGAACTCAATTTCCAATTactagaaaaaaaaaatcatctttataattatatgaagaaaaataaaaataattcctCCTTTTCTCATTTCCAAAAATATaggataataaaacaaatgaagCAGCAAATTGGAAAAGGAAACCACATGAAACAACATGCTATGTTGGGTGGCGACAACCAAACTTCGCATCTTAATTCTTGtgcaaataataattttgatatAAATTCTTGtgcaaataataattttgatatTAATTCTTGtgcaaataataattttggaATCAATTCTTgtggaaataataattttggaATCAATTCTTgtggaaataataattttggaATCAATTCTTGTGATGAATATTATGGACATACAAATAACCATGTACATATAAAacatgatgatgataatataattgaATGGAATTCTGTTAAAAAGGCAACAATAGGAGGtctattattaaatatgctTATTGAGAATGCAAAAATGGATGTTGATATTAATGTAGCGaaaaatgaatttaaaaatgaatataaatattatttatttttacataaaacAGCCAAAAATAATGCAGAGGATTTATATGAagaatgtaaatataaaaaagaattaaattaTCAAAAATTCTATGAAGAGGAATCCAATacattaaaatttattattcttgataaatataaaaagaataatagttatgataataattttaaaaaaaattatatggaaaaaaaaatatgtacctATAATTATGGAACACATGATAAAAATGTGGTCAAACAAAATAATGGggataaacaaaataatggggataaacaaaataatggggataaacaaaataatggggataaacaaaataatgggGATAAGCACAATTGTGCAAATCGTCAGGAGCTTCAACTTTCAgacaataaaaaagaaagtaaCTTTTGTCAGAAACAAAGAGAAAAGTTAATgagaaaagaaattattttatatagatCGAAGAGAGATAGGAATAAAATAGAGTTACCCGTATTTATTCATTCTTATGTatggaaaaataataattggtATGGTGTAATACATATGCGTGAATGTTGtgcaaattatttattaaataatgcaATAAATTCCCATATTccattaaattatttacctATGATATGTAAACCAAAGAGATGGGAAAATTTCGAAGGAGGGatgttattattaaagaATAGTTTTATTCGTTGTAATATAAAaccattatttaatttaaatgtTTGTAATTTaaatagaataaaaaatattgtatCCGAAATAGGTAATGTGGGATGGAAAATTAATAAAGAGATTTTACATTATATAGAATATGCATATATTCATGGAATAACCATAGGAAAAATACcactttataaaaattatacgttaccaaaatatattaatttaaaagaacaaaataatgaagaaataaaaaaatatcttttattaaaagaagaaataaatagaTTAAATAAATGCTTAATAAGTGAAAGACCGACATTCTTACAAAAATTGGCAGTAGCAAAAACATTCAAAGATAATGATATTATCTATTTCCCTCATAATATAGATTTTAGAGGAAGGATGTATCCATTATCACCACATCTACATCATATGAGTGATGATATATGTAGAAGCCTAATCACATTCGCGgaacaaaaagaaatagGTAATAAAGGATTATTCTGGTTAAAAATACATCTTGCTAATACATTTGGAAAAGATAAATTAAGTTTTCAAAAAAGAATTCAATGGGTTGatcaaaatattaataatattaaaaaattaactcAACAACCTTTTGATAATATCGAATTCTGGAATATGGCTGAAAAACCATGGCAAGCATTAGCTGTAGCAATAGATCTTAAAAATGCTTTAGAATCTCCTAATGCTTCTAAGTATAAAAGTAGTATACCAATACAACAAGATGGTACATGTAACGGTTTACAACATTATGCAGCCTTAGGAAAAGATAAATATGGTGGAAAGGCAGTCAATATAATTCCTTCTGATGAACCACAAGATATATATTCCGTAGTTTTAGATATAGTCATAAGTAAGATAAAAAATGACTTGATGAATATATCAAACggtcatcataataatatcatatctTTTAgtattaatgaaaatataaaaacaaacaaaaaatacaACAATAACATTAACAATAACATtaacaattataataataataaccataATAGGAATTCTAATTctaatgttaataaaaacGAATTAGCTAGCTATTGCTTCAAATTTGatcttttaaaaagaaaagttgTTAAACAAACCATTATGACCATATGCTACGGTGTAACATCTATAGGGGCAAAAAATCAagtaaaaggaaaaattcAAACCATGATAGGAAAAGaattagataaaaatataattaataaattgtcACAATATATTgccaattatatatttgaatctATAAgtgaaatatttaaaagagctatgatcataaaaaaatggtttaataatttatctaaAGTTACTAATGAATTAAACATACCAATCACATGGATATCACCCATAGGATTACCATGTGAACAACCATACAGATTAGGTAATAGAATTCTAGTCAATACACCTTTACAATCAATTAGTgttatttcatataaaaatagtcaattacataaaaataaacaaaggTTAGGATTCCCACCTAATTTTGTTCATTCACTAGATGCATCACATCTCATGATGACAGCAGAAAAAATGGTCattcaaaataattttagCTTTGCTGCTGTACATGATTCTTATTGGGCTCATGCATGTAATGTAGATATTATGAACCAATTTATACGAGAGTCATTTATAACATTGTATAATGAACCTATtctagaaaatatatataacaacttTAGAATCAGGCTGGGCAAATTTGCTACTAAAATACCATCATCCCCTGAACAGGGAGAATTGGATATCTCCATGGTAAAGGATAGTCTTTACTTTTTTAGCTGA